One genomic segment of Drosophila melanogaster chromosome 3R includes these proteins:
- the Archease gene encoding archease, protein MEVEFSRENFLLPEMKYEYLDHTADVQIHGWGSSLKEAFEQCGVAMFGYMTELDYVSVEQCFEIEAHGDDLESLLFHFLDELLFLFSAEPYLVCKKLEITKFDVENFEISCHCYGEPFELGKHPQGTEVKAITYSAMQIIQDVEASNYEVFVIIDI, encoded by the exons ATGGAGGTGGAATTCAGTAGGGAGAACTTCCTGCTGCCGGAGATGAAGTACGAGT ACCTGGATCACACGGCGGATGTTCA AATCCACGGATGGGGATCGTCGCTGAAAGAGGCGTTCGAACAGTGCGGAGTGGCCATGTTTGGATATATGACCGAACTGGATTACGTGTCCGTGGAGCAGTGCTTTGAAATCGAAGCGCATGGAGATGATCTGGAGAGCTTACTCTTTCACTTTCTGGACGAGCTGCTGTTCCTGTTCTCTGCCGAACCGTATCTGGTGTGCAAGAAGCTGGAGATCACCAAGTTCGATGTGGAAAACTTCGAGATTTCCTGCCATTGTTACGGGGAACCATTTGAGCTGGGGAAACATCCGCAGGGCACCGAAGTGAAGGCAATCACATACTCGGCCATGCAAATCATTCAGGACGTGGAGGCCAGCAACTACGAGGTGTTCGTGATAATTGACATTTGA